The Sporomusaceae bacterium genomic sequence GGGCCAGAAACTTGGTCAGCGGCGGCGTGTAGATAAGGTCGCAGACCGCCGCCTCCGGGTTTAAGGCCGCCCAATCGAGCGGCGCCTCTTCGGCGGCGCGGGGGTACATGCCGATGGGGGTACAGTTGACGAGGATGTCGCAGCAGCCCAGGGAGGCGGCGAATGCTTCGCCCTGCCAGCCACAGCCGGCGACTGAGCCGGCGGGGAAGGAAACGGCAAAGGCGGTCGCCTTGGCGGCGTCGCGGGCGCCGACGGTTATGGCCGCCGCTCCGTGCTCGATAAAGCCCCAGGCGACGGCGCGGGCGGCGCCGCCCGCGCCGAGGAGTACGGCCCGGCGGCCGGCGATGGCCACCCCTGCGGCGGTAAGCGAGTTGACGAACCCCGCCAGGTCGGTGTTGTGGCCGGTCGCCCGGCCGGCGGCGAAGACGACGGTGTTGACCGCGCCGACCAGTTCGGCGCTGCGGTCGAGCGCGTCAAGAAACGGGATGATGTTCACTTTATGCGGCACAGTGACGTTTATGCCCGCCAGACCGGCGGCTCTGAAGCCGGCGACGGCGGCGCCGAGAGCGTCGGGGGCGACGGCCAGGGGGACATAGACATAGTCGAGCCCGACGGCGGCGAACGCGGCGTTATGGATGGGAGGCGACAGGGAATGCTCCACCGGCCAGCCGATAACGGCGCAGACCTTCGTCTTGCCGGTAATCACAGGTACACCTCCGGCCGGCGGTCCTGCCAAACCTTCATCCCTTCCCGCACCACGGCGACGGCGGCGGGGTCGATTTCGCCATAGATGACCTCCTCCTCCGCCCCGCCGGCGGCGACGATCTCGCCGTCGGGCGCGATGAGGAGGGACTGGCCGGCGAAGGGGCTGCCACGGTGCTCGCCGACGCAGTTGACGGCGCATACGTATATCTGGTTCTCGATGGCCCGGGCGCGGCTCAGA encodes the following:
- a CDS encoding shikimate dehydrogenase, producing MITGKTKVCAVIGWPVEHSLSPPIHNAAFAAVGLDYVYVPLAVAPDALGAAVAGFRAAGLAGINVTVPHKVNIIPFLDALDRSAELVGAVNTVVFAAGRATGHNTDLAGFVNSLTAAGVAIAGRRAVLLGAGGAARAVAWGFIEHGAAAITVGARDAAKATAFAVSFPAGSVAGCGWQGEAFAASLGCCDILVNCTPIGMYPRAAEEAPLDWAALNPEAAVCDLIYTPPLTKFLARARERGHLTVGGAGMLIEQGAAAFTLWTGREAPRDAMRAALDGALRG